Sequence from the Rutidosis leptorrhynchoides isolate AG116_Rl617_1_P2 chromosome 3, CSIRO_AGI_Rlap_v1, whole genome shotgun sequence genome:
ATGATAAATGTAGCCCTAACTTTATTGGTCGGTCCACAAAGGTGTGGAACGTGATACTCTCGGTTCATTAAAGATTCTACATTTGTTACTACAAGAGCCTCCACATCTTGTATTGGGTAACTAATCACTCTATCGTAAAAAGGGAACGTGTTTCTAGACAGAAATAATTCATCCGTACCAAATTGAGAAATCGATGCCCAAGCGTTTAAGAAACCAATCTGCGTGGAAGCATCGGCGAGACTATGATGAACAGTAAACCCTAATGAGAAACCATGGTTCCGAAAGAGCGTTACTTGGACAGAAAAAACAGGGATTTTTGTGTAATCATCATCTATTTTAGCACACGGTCCAAGTGAAGGTATAAGATGGTAAAACTTATCACAATTTCGAGGATGGTTACCAGTAAGATCGTTAAAATGAAGATTACATTCTGAATATGTGACATTGACATGATCACCTTGGACGTAACGAATTTCAGGTTTTTTAGTACGAGTTGGAAATATGATGAGATTACCTGCATAAGGGAAAAAGTATTGAAGGGTGGTCGATAGTGAAGTATTAAGAGTGGGAATGATAGTGTTAACGAAGTGATGCGTTGTGAGGTTGGTTACCTCGTAGAAAAAAACATGATGAATCGGATGTTTGAGTAGCCAGAAGATGTCAAAGAACGTTAGCGGTAGTGACTGGTTTTTTAAGGTGGAAGGTGGTGATACTTTGAACACTTGAACAACATTCAACATGGGAGACATTGTTGGTTTAGTGCTAAACTTTTTGAGCTCACGTTTGCACATATAATTAGATTTTTACAAGTAATACATGGATTTGGTTTATGTGTGTAACTTGCAGTTTACGTTGACTTAACTATCAAGTACAACCCttgaaaatataatattaaatattaattaataaacgcAAATAATGAATTGCACTAAAAATTTTAGATTAACAGCAAACATATTATTAATAGATCATAATTATCTAAATATACTAATCCAAAAAGTTAGTACTTTTCCCTAACTGTTCCCTTCGTCCTTAAAAGTCCTTTCACAATATTTTTGGATTTGGTTTATGTGTGTAACTTGCAGTTTACGTTGGCTTAACTATCAAGTACAACCCttgaaaatataatattatatattaattaataaacgcAAATAATGAATTGCACTAAAAATTTTAGATTAACAGCAAACATATTATTAATAGATCATAATTATATACTATTGCTTGAGCAAACCAAGGTACAAAGCAACCTATAAGTACAGCAATACAAGGAACAAACTGCAACGTGATGTATTAGACCAAAACAAAATCTACGCGGGTCAAGCCCAATACAACCATAAGAATAATGTACTACTCTAGAAAACATAGTAGGAATCGCGAGTCACTGTGGACAGGTTTTAGTTATAGAGCACATTTACTTTTTTTGGCTAAAAAACAAGCAACTTATATAGAACCTGGGCCGTTCAAAACAAAATACAACAGGATCTCAGACCGTTTCGCACCTAGACAGCATAGCAAAAAACCTCTGACAACCAACGAGAAAAACCTAAAACTATCTAGTATTTACCAAGGCGTTCCCATTATAGCAACACCAATGCAATATGACCAACTTCACAATGCAAGTCTAAAAGTTTTCAAGCGTAACGGACCAGCTACTCTAAAAAACATACTTCATACAATTCCGGCCAAGAAAAAACGGCATGGCATATAGTAATAGATGGTATAAACATAACGAAAGTCAATAATAAAAAGCATGTGAGGTCCTTCAGGTAGTTTTACAAAACAACTCCTGTGATATAGTTATACATAATTCAATTCAACTTAAACTGTTAAACATTACAAGAATCAATTTGTGTAAGGTTCATCATTCACAGTTCATATACAAATCTGATGACCAtaatattttcattttaattaatCTATTATTGTTCAGTGAGCTATATACCACCCACATTTTAGAAGTATTTAACTATGTTTGAAGCCCAATTTTATAGCTTGCAAATATAAACCAAAAACCAAACTTATGCATCATGTAGGGCACGAACAAATGAACGAATGCAACCAATGTTTGCAAGTTCAATAACACAAACTTTTAGGGGTTACAACCCTTTAACCCATTATATGTTTGGTTACTGATAGCCCCACTGAGTAAGGCCAGTGAAATGTTGATTCAGATTTATCGTGACCTTTATTTACCTTCGTACTCGTTTTGCTTAACACAGACTTCTCTTTTAGACCCAAATCATTGGTTTCTGTAAGAAACTGAAGACCCTGAATGATTGAAGTTGCACAATATCAACCGTGAAAAATGAACGATGAATGTATGAACTGTATGATGATAAAGCGTTTAAAGACTATTCACGAACCTTCAAAGAAGACTCCTCATATGTAATTCGCGATTGTTCTCCTATCTTACCTTCGATATTCTAACGCAAGTTGAAGAAACATAAATACCATGTATATTAAAGTTGACAACAAGATTAACAATGTCTCTCGAAGTTGGCATGGTTATCATAGATTAATATCTGACCTGAAAGTGCTTAGCATTTACGCCTTCGTTGATCCCTCCAGCTACTTGACATAAATAGTATAGACCTGAATTGGTCATATCCTGTTAAGCAAACCCAAGTATATGgtaaatgattaatatttaattagtcATATAATATAATGAACACATAAAAAACAACACGCAATCACAGTTGAACGTTTCTCACCTGCTTTCCTTCGATAAGATCTATTTTTCCTTCCTGTATATCAGTCATCATTTGTTACATTAGTAAA
This genomic interval carries:
- the LOC139901499 gene encoding malonyl-coenzyme A:anthocyanin 3-O-glucoside-6''-O-malonyltransferase-like — translated: MSPMLNVVQVFKVSPPSTLKNQSLPLTFFDIFWLLKHPIHHVFFYEVTNLTTHHFVNTIIPTLNTSLSTTLQYFFPYAGNLIIFPTRTKKPEIRYVQGDHVNVTYSECNLHFNDLTGNHPRNCDKFYHLIPSLGPCAKIDDDYTKIPVFSVQVTLFRNHGFSLGFTVHHSLADASTQIGFLNAWASISQFGTDELFLSRNTFPFYDRVISYPIQDVEALVVTNVESLMNREYHVPHLCGPTNKVRATFIMTRSEITRLKSLVSTHLPSLTYVSSFTVSCAYIWSCLAKSCKSELEMLVFAIDCRARMNPPIPATYFGNCGKPCICRLDTIVLKNGSFIAIAKLIGEELHKMLTNEGGVLMAKAPLSEVRLRTKTSVAGSPKMNFYNMNFGWGNPKKQELISIDYEGSISMNACKESNENMEFGICLSTTEMQAFARIFNDGLEEKI